A genomic window from Agrobacterium tumefaciens includes:
- a CDS encoding alpha/beta hydrolase, whose protein sequence is MTTITTRDGTHIFYKDWGPKDGQPIIFSHGWPLSADAWDAQMVFFANNGFRTIAHDRRSHGRSDQVWHNNTMDQYADDLAELIEQLDLHDIILVGHSTGGGEVTRYIGRHGTARVAKIALIGAVPPLMLKTESNAIGLPIDVFDGIRKGTYDNRSQFFKDLTIPFYGYNREGVVISEGIREEFWRQGMMGGLKGQLDSIRAFSESDFHQDLKAFDKPTLVLHGDDDQIVPVGASALSTVRIVKHAVLKIYEGADHGLTQTHQDRFNADLLAFINA, encoded by the coding sequence ATGACAACGATCACCACCAGAGACGGAACGCATATTTTCTACAAGGACTGGGGCCCGAAAGACGGCCAGCCCATCATCTTCTCCCATGGCTGGCCGCTCAGCGCCGATGCCTGGGATGCGCAGATGGTGTTCTTCGCTAACAACGGTTTCCGCACCATCGCCCATGATCGCCGCAGCCACGGCCGCTCCGATCAGGTCTGGCACAACAATACCATGGATCAATATGCCGACGACCTGGCCGAGCTGATCGAACAGCTCGATCTTCACGACATCATTCTGGTCGGCCATTCCACCGGCGGCGGCGAGGTCACCCGCTATATCGGCCGCCACGGCACGGCCCGCGTCGCGAAAATCGCCCTCATCGGCGCGGTTCCGCCGCTGATGCTGAAGACGGAAAGCAATGCCATCGGCCTGCCGATCGATGTTTTCGACGGTATCCGCAAGGGCACCTATGACAATCGCAGCCAGTTCTTCAAAGACCTGACCATTCCCTTCTACGGCTACAACCGCGAAGGCGTCGTGATATCCGAAGGCATCCGTGAGGAATTCTGGCGGCAGGGCATGATGGGCGGCCTGAAAGGCCAGCTCGACAGCATTCGCGCCTTTTCGGAAAGCGATTTCCATCAGGACCTGAAGGCCTTCGACAAACCGACGCTGGTTCTGCACGGCGATGACGACCAGATCGTCCCGGTGGGCGCTTCCGCGCTTTCCACGGTCAGAATCGTCAAACATGCGGTTCTCAAAATCTATGAGGGCGCCGACCATGGCCTGACGCAGACCCATCAGGACCGGTTCAACGCCGACCTTCTCGCCTTCATCAACGCCTGA
- a CDS encoding SDR family oxidoreductase — translation MTRNTFLITGASDGIGAVYAERLAKRGHDLILVARRAEKLKALAAQLEKDHHIAVEVLSADLSRAEDLEKVEARLRDDQQITGLVNNAGIAGEGAITALDPAYVTTMINLNILAVTRLAAAIAPRLAADGKGTIINITSVTALMPAAFTAVYPATKAFVLAFTEALQAQLSPSGVRVQGVLPGITRTAIWEEERLDAIPAAMVMDVYEMVDAALAGLDLGEVLTIPSLPDTADLENFLAARAALRPNLSHALAASRYRATQTE, via the coding sequence ATGACACGGAATACATTCCTCATCACCGGCGCATCCGACGGCATCGGCGCGGTCTATGCCGAACGTCTGGCAAAACGCGGCCATGATCTCATTCTCGTGGCACGGCGTGCCGAAAAGCTGAAGGCTCTGGCAGCACAGCTGGAAAAAGATCATCACATCGCAGTCGAGGTTCTCTCCGCCGATCTTTCCAGGGCGGAAGACCTCGAAAAGGTAGAGGCACGGCTGCGCGACGACCAGCAGATTACCGGTCTCGTTAACAATGCCGGCATTGCCGGGGAAGGCGCGATCACGGCGCTGGACCCGGCCTATGTGACGACGATGATCAACCTCAACATACTTGCCGTCACCCGGCTTGCGGCCGCCATCGCACCGCGCCTTGCCGCCGATGGCAAGGGCACGATCATCAACATCACTTCGGTCACGGCGCTGATGCCGGCGGCGTTCACCGCCGTCTACCCGGCCACCAAGGCCTTCGTGCTCGCCTTCACCGAGGCGCTGCAGGCGCAGCTTTCGCCCTCCGGCGTGCGGGTTCAGGGCGTCCTGCCGGGCATCACCCGCACGGCGATCTGGGAAGAGGAACGGCTCGACGCCATTCCGGCCGCCATGGTCATGGATGTTTACGAGATGGTAGATGCGGCCCTTGCCGGTCTCGATCTCGGCGAGGTTCTGACCATTCCTTCCCTGCCTGATACGGCCGATCTTGAAAATTTCCTTGCCGCCCGTGCGGCGTTGAGGCCCAATCTGTCGCATGCACTTGCCGCCAGCCGGTATCGTGCAACTCAAACCGAATAG
- a CDS encoding TIGR01244 family phosphatase produces the protein MNAVRINERLTVAGQPEITDFPSLSAQGYKTIINARPDGEEPGQPGNAHERSAAGAAGLAYSFIPVSGPTMTEADIRAFQQTMAEAKGPIFAHCKGGTRALTLYVLGETLDGRMEPSEIGAFGKEHGFDLSGAVRWLERRALAKPHVKAFFDPRTSSVQYIVSDPSTGRCAIIDPVYDFDEKSGATGTMNADAILDYVKEQNLTVEWILDTHPHADHFSAAHYLSQKTGAKTAIGARITGVQKLWQEKYNWPGLETDGSQWDRLFEAEDRFSIGSLEARVLFSPGHTLASVTYVVGDAAFIHDTLFMPDSGTARADFPGGSARELWASIQDILALPDETRLFTGHDYQPGGRAPKWESTVGEQKRSNPHLAGMTEEGFIQLREARDRTLPMPKLILHALQVNIRGGRLPEPEANGKRYLKFPLDVLEGSAW, from the coding sequence ATGAACGCCGTCAGGATCAACGAACGTCTGACAGTCGCAGGCCAGCCGGAGATCACCGACTTTCCATCGCTCTCCGCTCAAGGATATAAAACCATCATCAATGCCCGGCCGGATGGCGAAGAGCCCGGCCAGCCGGGCAATGCGCATGAACGAAGCGCCGCCGGCGCGGCGGGTCTGGCCTATAGTTTCATTCCGGTCAGCGGCCCGACAATGACAGAGGCCGATATTCGTGCCTTCCAACAGACGATGGCCGAGGCCAAGGGCCCGATATTCGCCCATTGCAAGGGCGGCACCCGTGCTCTCACGCTCTACGTTCTCGGCGAAACGCTGGACGGGCGCATGGAGCCATCCGAGATCGGCGCTTTCGGCAAGGAGCATGGCTTCGACCTTTCCGGCGCCGTTCGCTGGCTGGAGCGGCGGGCTCTGGCAAAGCCGCATGTGAAGGCTTTCTTCGATCCGCGTACATCGAGCGTGCAATATATCGTTTCGGATCCTTCGACCGGGCGCTGCGCCATCATCGATCCCGTCTATGATTTCGACGAGAAATCCGGCGCGACCGGAACGATGAATGCCGACGCCATTCTGGACTATGTGAAAGAACAGAACCTGACGGTGGAGTGGATTCTCGATACGCATCCCCATGCCGACCATTTTTCCGCCGCCCACTATCTCAGCCAAAAAACCGGCGCGAAAACGGCGATCGGCGCCAGGATCACCGGCGTACAGAAACTCTGGCAGGAGAAATACAACTGGCCCGGCCTTGAGACCGACGGCTCGCAATGGGACCGGCTGTTTGAAGCGGAAGACCGTTTCAGCATCGGTTCGCTTGAAGCCCGCGTGCTGTTTTCACCCGGGCACACGCTGGCCTCCGTGACCTATGTGGTGGGGGACGCCGCCTTCATACACGATACTCTGTTCATGCCCGATTCCGGTACGGCGCGGGCCGATTTTCCGGGTGGCAGCGCAAGAGAACTCTGGGCCTCCATCCAGGACATTCTCGCCCTTCCAGATGAAACACGGCTTTTCACCGGCCATGATTACCAGCCCGGTGGCCGCGCCCCGAAATGGGAAAGCACGGTCGGCGAACAGAAGCGCAGCAATCCCCATCTGGCCGGCATGACGGAAGAAGGCTTCATTCAGCTTCGTGAGGCCCGTGATCGCACCTTGCCGATGCCGAAGCTCATCCTGCACGCCCTGCAGGTCAATATTCGCGGCGGGCGTCTGCCGGAGCCCGAGGCAAACGGCAAACGTTATCTGAAATTCCCTCTCGACGTGCTGGAGGGTAGCGCATGGTGA
- a CDS encoding helix-turn-helix transcriptional regulator — MVKQNTLKLPLHITEIPLPEMEERAVEVAILLKTLAHPARLMLACTLAQGEFSVGELETKLDIRQPTLSQQLGVLREAGIVETRRDAKQIFYRLTEEKAAQLIEALYSIFCAPEENP, encoded by the coding sequence ATGGTGAAGCAAAACACGCTGAAACTGCCCCTGCACATCACTGAAATCCCCCTTCCAGAGATGGAGGAACGTGCCGTCGAGGTTGCGATACTTTTGAAGACACTCGCCCATCCGGCACGGCTGATGCTCGCCTGCACGCTGGCGCAGGGGGAGTTTTCTGTCGGAGAACTCGAGACCAAGCTGGATATCCGCCAGCCCACGCTCTCCCAGCAGCTCGGGGTGTTGCGGGAGGCCGGCATCGTCGAGACCCGACGTGACGCCAAACAAATCTTCTACCGGCTGACGGAGGAAAAAGCGGCGCAGTTGATCGAGGCCCTTTATTCGATTTTCTGCGCGCCGGAGGAAAACCCGTGA
- a CDS encoding YeeE/YedE family protein, whose translation MTPYLPSLFGGMLLGLASILLFFFNGRIAGISGILGNVLGRERRFTDLAFVAGLLAGPYLYAITFSQFPALTITTPWPLILIAGLLVGFGTRMGSGCTSGHGIMGLARFSRRSIVATVTFLITGMLAATITGALS comes from the coding sequence GTGACGCCCTATTTGCCCTCGCTTTTCGGCGGCATGCTGCTTGGTCTCGCAAGCATCCTCCTGTTTTTCTTTAACGGCCGCATCGCCGGTATCAGCGGCATCCTGGGCAATGTGCTTGGAAGAGAGCGGCGTTTTACTGATCTGGCATTCGTGGCCGGTCTGTTGGCCGGGCCTTATCTTTATGCCATCACATTCAGCCAGTTTCCTGCCCTCACCATAACAACACCGTGGCCGCTGATCCTCATTGCCGGTCTGCTGGTCGGTTTCGGCACACGCATGGGCTCCGGCTGTACTTCCGGTCACGGCATCATGGGGCTGGCGCGATTTTCCCGGCGCTCCATCGTCGCGACCGTAACGTTCCTGATCACCGGCATGCTCGCCGCGACGATAACGGGAGCCCTCTCATGA
- a CDS encoding YeeE/YedE family protein, giving the protein MKNPVIARVALALAAGALFGFGLSLSGMIDPTRVSGFLDVASGHWDPSLMFVLGGALLVAVPGVQLRRFLAKPVFGEDFSLPSKTSIDRPLVVGSAIFGTGWGLAGFCPGPAISAFALGLLPVMLFVAAMITGMLIHDRIYAKQR; this is encoded by the coding sequence ATGAAAAATCCGGTCATTGCGCGTGTCGCGCTGGCACTCGCGGCAGGAGCGCTGTTCGGCTTCGGCCTCTCCCTTTCCGGTATGATCGATCCAACCCGCGTTTCAGGTTTTCTCGACGTGGCGAGCGGCCATTGGGATCCGAGCCTGATGTTCGTTCTCGGCGGCGCGCTCCTGGTCGCGGTACCGGGCGTTCAGCTACGCCGTTTCCTTGCCAAACCCGTCTTCGGTGAAGATTTCAGCCTTCCCTCGAAAACGAGCATCGACCGGCCGCTGGTCGTGGGCTCGGCTATTTTTGGCACAGGCTGGGGGCTTGCGGGCTTTTGCCCCGGCCCTGCAATCTCGGCCTTTGCTCTGGGATTGTTGCCGGTCATGCTCTTCGTGGCGGCGATGATTACCGGCATGCTCATCCACGACCGCATCTACGCCAAACAGCGATAG
- a CDS encoding 2,3-bisphosphoglycerate-independent phosphoglycerate mutase: MSTPKPVVLTILDGWGLSEDKSSNAPVLANTPTMDRLFATCPNATLTTFGPNVGLPSGQMGNSEVGHTNIGAGRIVAMDLGQIDLAIEDGSFFQNAALLDFAAKVKAAGGVAHLMCVVSDGGVHGHIVHGQAAVKLMTDLGLKVVVHAITDGRDVAPQSAEGFVTAFAASLPEGASIGTVIGRYYAMDRDNRWERVEKAYDAMVLGKGEHAPDAVSAVAGSYKNNVTDEFILPTVIGDYQGFKAGDGLFCLNFRADRAREILLAIGADDFDGFAREKPVLSALLGMVEYSTRHSTFMTTAYPKRDIVNTLGAWVAKQGLRQFRLAETEKYPHVTFFLNGGKEEPEVGEDRFMPKSPKVATYDLQPEMSAPEVTEKFVEAIGKGYDLIVTNYANPDMVGHTGDLQAAIKACEAVDRGLAAVVAALDKVGGAMLVIADHGNCETMVDPVTGGPHTAHTTNPVPVILYGGPEGAKLHSGILADVAPTLLQLMNVPLPAEMTGKSLIDL, encoded by the coding sequence ATGAGCACTCCCAAACCCGTTGTCCTGACTATTCTCGATGGCTGGGGGCTGAGCGAGGACAAATCCAGCAATGCGCCGGTGCTGGCGAACACGCCCACCATGGACCGGCTTTTTGCCACCTGCCCGAATGCAACGCTCACCACTTTCGGCCCGAATGTGGGCCTGCCCAGCGGGCAGATGGGCAATTCCGAAGTCGGACACACCAATATTGGCGCAGGCCGTATCGTCGCCATGGACCTCGGCCAGATCGATCTGGCGATAGAGGATGGCAGCTTTTTCCAGAATGCCGCGCTTCTCGATTTCGCCGCCAAGGTAAAAGCGGCTGGCGGTGTGGCGCATCTGATGTGTGTTGTTTCGGATGGCGGCGTTCACGGCCACATCGTCCACGGTCAGGCGGCGGTGAAGCTGATGACCGATCTGGGGCTGAAGGTCGTTGTGCACGCCATCACCGATGGCCGCGATGTCGCGCCGCAGTCGGCAGAGGGTTTCGTCACTGCTTTTGCAGCCAGCCTGCCTGAGGGCGCCAGCATCGGCACGGTGATCGGCCGTTATTATGCAATGGATCGCGACAATCGCTGGGAACGCGTTGAAAAAGCCTATGACGCCATGGTTCTCGGCAAGGGTGAGCATGCGCCGGACGCGGTGAGCGCTGTGGCCGGAAGCTACAAAAACAACGTCACCGATGAATTCATCCTGCCGACGGTGATCGGCGACTATCAGGGGTTCAAGGCCGGCGACGGTCTCTTCTGCCTGAATTTCCGCGCCGACCGTGCCCGCGAAATCCTGCTCGCCATCGGCGCGGATGATTTCGACGGGTTCGCGCGCGAAAAGCCCGTGCTTTCGGCCTTGCTTGGCATGGTGGAATATTCCACCCGCCACAGCACCTTCATGACGACGGCTTACCCCAAGCGCGATATCGTCAATACGCTGGGCGCCTGGGTGGCCAAGCAGGGTCTGCGGCAGTTCCGCCTTGCCGAGACGGAAAAATATCCGCATGTCACCTTCTTCCTCAATGGCGGCAAGGAAGAGCCGGAAGTGGGCGAAGACCGCTTCATGCCCAAGTCTCCGAAGGTTGCGACCTATGATCTGCAGCCGGAAATGAGCGCGCCGGAAGTGACGGAGAAATTCGTCGAGGCGATCGGCAAAGGTTACGATCTCATCGTCACCAATTATGCCAATCCGGACATGGTCGGCCATACCGGCGACCTGCAGGCCGCGATCAAGGCATGCGAAGCCGTGGACCGGGGGCTTGCCGCCGTCGTTGCGGCACTGGACAAGGTGGGTGGCGCCATGCTGGTGATTGCCGACCATGGCAATTGCGAAACCATGGTGGATCCGGTGACGGGTGGCCCGCACACAGCGCACACAACCAATCCGGTGCCGGTGATCCTGTATGGCGGACCCGAAGGTGCAAAGCTGCATAGCGGTATTCTCGCCGATGTCGCTCCGACGCTGCTGCAACTGATGAACGTGCCGCTGCCGGCGGAAATGACGGGCAAGAGCCTGATCGACCTGTAA
- a CDS encoding 2-oxo acid dehydrogenase subunit E2, with amino-acid sequence MAEFVLTMPDVGEGVAEAELVEWNIKPGDPVHEDMVLAAVMTDKATVEIPSPVAGIVTWLAAEVGDTVAVKAPLVRIETEAAAAAPVGDAPEPEAPSDMTEEPPAAEIQPAREINDAPPSPEVEHHKPLASPAVRQRADDLDIDLAQLRGTGPEGHITHADLDAYLTTRSQAERPAVPIAPRDSAVEEVKVTGLRRRIAEKMALSVSRIPHITYVEEIDVTDLEDLRTTMNANRRSGQPKLTILPFLMRALVKTVADHPGMNATFDDEKGVVSHYEAVHIGIATQTPSGLTVPVVRHTETLGLWQCAEEVSRVAEAARTGTAQRDELTGSTITISSLGALGGVVSTPIINYPEVAIIGVNKIMTRPVWDGSRFVPRKMMNLSSSFDHRVIDGWDAAVFIQAVKALLEKPALIFIE; translated from the coding sequence ATGGCGGAATTTGTTCTCACTATGCCCGATGTCGGCGAAGGCGTGGCGGAAGCCGAACTGGTGGAATGGAACATCAAGCCCGGCGATCCCGTGCATGAGGACATGGTGCTGGCCGCGGTGATGACCGACAAGGCGACCGTCGAAATCCCCTCGCCGGTTGCAGGCATCGTCACATGGCTGGCGGCGGAAGTGGGTGATACCGTGGCGGTAAAGGCGCCGCTTGTGCGCATCGAAACCGAAGCGGCTGCCGCCGCTCCGGTCGGCGACGCGCCGGAACCGGAAGCGCCATCCGACATGACGGAAGAGCCGCCAGCGGCTGAAATCCAGCCGGCCCGTGAAATCAATGATGCGCCGCCGTCTCCCGAGGTCGAACACCATAAGCCTCTGGCGTCCCCCGCGGTTCGCCAGCGCGCCGATGATCTCGATATCGATCTCGCACAGTTGCGGGGAACAGGGCCGGAGGGGCATATCACCCATGCCGATCTCGATGCCTATCTCACCACGCGGTCGCAAGCTGAACGGCCTGCGGTGCCGATAGCGCCCCGCGACAGCGCCGTCGAGGAAGTGAAGGTGACGGGGCTGAGGCGCAGGATCGCCGAGAAGATGGCGCTTTCCGTCTCCCGCATTCCCCACATCACCTATGTCGAGGAAATCGACGTGACGGATCTGGAGGATTTGCGAACCACCATGAACGCCAACCGCCGTTCCGGACAGCCGAAACTGACGATCCTGCCGTTCCTGATGCGGGCGCTTGTCAAAACGGTCGCGGATCATCCCGGCATGAATGCCACCTTCGATGACGAGAAAGGGGTCGTCAGCCATTACGAAGCGGTTCACATAGGCATCGCCACGCAGACGCCGTCGGGATTGACGGTGCCGGTGGTTCGGCACACGGAAACACTTGGCCTTTGGCAATGCGCAGAGGAAGTCTCGCGCGTTGCCGAGGCGGCCCGTACCGGCACCGCCCAGCGCGACGAGCTGACGGGCTCAACTATCACCATCAGCTCGCTCGGCGCCCTGGGTGGTGTGGTTTCGACACCGATCATCAATTACCCCGAGGTGGCGATCATCGGTGTCAACAAGATCATGACGCGGCCGGTCTGGGATGGCAGCCGTTTCGTGCCGCGCAAGATGATGAACCTTTCTTCCAGCTTCGATCATCGGGTTATCGACGGCTGGGATGCCGCCGTCTTCATCCAGGCCGTCAAGGCGCTGCTGGAAAAGCCGGCTCTGATCTTCATAGAGTAA
- a CDS encoding alpha-ketoacid dehydrogenase subunit beta has translation MTRMTMIEAVRSAMDVSMERNDDVVVFGEDVGYFGGVFRATQGLQGKYGKTRCFDAPISESGIVGTAIGMAAYGLRPCVEIQFADYMYPAYDQITQEAARIRYRSNGDFTCPIVLRMPTGGGIFGGQTHSQSPEALFTHVCGLKVVVPSNPYDAKGLLIASIEDPDPVMFLEPKRLYNGPFDGHHDRPVTPWSKHDMGEVPEGHYTIPIGKAEIRRPGNAVTVITYGTMVHVALAATEETGVDAEIIDLRSLLPLDLDTIVKSVSKTGRCVMVHEATLTSGFGAEVVSLVQEHCFYHLEAPVVRVAGWDTPYPHAQEWDYFPGPARVGRALIEVMEA, from the coding sequence ATGACGAGAATGACGATGATCGAAGCCGTCCGCAGCGCCATGGATGTATCCATGGAGCGCAACGACGATGTGGTGGTGTTCGGTGAGGACGTGGGTTATTTCGGCGGGGTTTTCCGCGCCACGCAGGGGCTGCAGGGAAAATACGGCAAGACCCGCTGTTTCGACGCGCCCATCAGTGAATCCGGCATTGTCGGCACCGCCATCGGCATGGCCGCTTATGGCTTGCGTCCCTGTGTCGAAATCCAGTTCGCCGACTACATGTATCCCGCCTATGACCAGATTACCCAGGAAGCGGCGCGCATTCGCTATCGCTCCAATGGTGATTTTACCTGCCCCATCGTTCTCAGAATGCCAACGGGCGGCGGCATTTTCGGCGGGCAGACCCATAGCCAGAGCCCGGAGGCGCTTTTTACCCATGTCTGCGGGCTGAAGGTGGTGGTTCCCTCCAACCCTTATGACGCCAAGGGGCTGTTGATCGCGTCGATCGAAGACCCTGATCCCGTGATGTTTCTGGAGCCGAAGCGGCTTTATAACGGCCCCTTCGACGGCCATCACGACCGGCCCGTCACGCCCTGGTCCAAACACGACATGGGCGAGGTGCCGGAAGGGCATTACACGATTCCTATCGGCAAGGCGGAAATCCGCCGGCCCGGAAACGCTGTCACCGTCATCACCTATGGCACCATGGTGCATGTGGCGCTGGCGGCGACGGAAGAGACCGGTGTGGATGCCGAGATCATCGATCTTCGCAGCCTGCTGCCGCTCGACCTCGACACTATCGTGAAGTCCGTTTCCAAGACCGGCCGCTGCGTCATGGTGCATGAGGCAACGCTCACTTCCGGCTTCGGCGCGGAAGTCGTCTCACTGGTGCAGGAACATTGCTTTTATCACCTGGAGGCCCCGGTCGTCCGCGTCGCCGGCTGGGACACGCCTTATCCCCATGCGCAGGAATGGGACTATTTTCCGGGTCCTGCCCGCGTCGGGCGCGCCCTCATCGAAGTCATGGAGGCCTGA
- a CDS encoding 3-methyl-2-oxobutanoate dehydrogenase (2-methylpropanoyl-transferring) subunit alpha: MDITETTHLSLHVPEPAVRPGDQPDFSNVKIPKAGSVPRPEVDAAPESMRDLAYSIIRVLNHQGEAVGPWAGLLSDEELLVGLRNMMRLRAFDARMLMAQRQGKTSFYMQHLGEEAVSCAFRKALSKGDMNFPTYRQAGLLIADDYPLVTMMNQIYSNELDPLHGRQMPVLHSSKEHGFFTVSGNLATQYVQAVGWAMASAIKGDTKIAAAWIGDGSTAESDFHSALVFASTYKAPVILNIVNNQWAISTFQGIARGGSGTFAARGLGFGIPALRVDGNDYLAVYAVARWAVERARRNLGPTLIEYVTYRVGAHSTSDDPSAYRPKTESEAWPLGDPVLRLKKHLILRGFWSEERHRQAEAEIADEVIEAQREAESHGTLHAGGKPPTKDIFEGVYAEMPPHLVRQRQKAGY, translated from the coding sequence ATGGATATTACCGAAACCACGCATCTCAGCCTGCATGTGCCGGAGCCCGCGGTGCGGCCCGGCGACCAGCCGGATTTCTCCAATGTGAAAATACCCAAGGCCGGCTCCGTACCGCGCCCGGAGGTGGATGCAGCGCCGGAAAGCATGCGCGATCTCGCCTATTCCATCATTCGCGTCCTCAACCACCAGGGCGAGGCCGTCGGGCCATGGGCAGGGCTGCTCTCGGACGAGGAATTGCTGGTGGGCCTTAGAAACATGATGCGGCTTCGCGCTTTCGATGCCCGCATGCTGATGGCGCAACGGCAGGGCAAAACCTCCTTTTACATGCAGCATCTGGGCGAGGAGGCGGTCAGCTGCGCCTTCCGCAAGGCGCTTTCCAAAGGCGACATGAATTTCCCGACTTACCGGCAGGCGGGTCTTTTGATCGCCGACGACTATCCGCTCGTCACCATGATGAACCAGATCTATTCCAACGAGCTGGACCCGCTGCATGGGCGGCAAATGCCTGTTCTCCATTCCTCGAAGGAGCACGGCTTCTTCACCGTGTCCGGCAACCTTGCCACGCAATATGTGCAGGCGGTTGGCTGGGCGATGGCCTCGGCCATCAAGGGCGATACGAAAATCGCAGCCGCGTGGATCGGCGACGGCTCGACGGCGGAATCGGATTTTCATTCCGCGCTCGTCTTTGCCTCCACCTACAAGGCGCCGGTGATCCTCAACATCGTCAACAACCAATGGGCCATTTCCACTTTTCAGGGCATTGCGCGCGGCGGTTCCGGCACCTTTGCAGCGCGGGGGCTGGGTTTCGGCATTCCGGCGCTCCGGGTCGACGGCAATGATTATCTCGCCGTCTATGCCGTGGCGCGATGGGCGGTGGAGCGCGCGCGCCGCAATCTCGGCCCGACGCTGATTGAATATGTGACCTATCGTGTCGGCGCACATTCCACTTCCGACGATCCGAGCGCCTATCGTCCCAAGACCGAGTCCGAGGCCTGGCCGCTGGGCGACCCCGTTCTCAGGCTGAAGAAACATCTCATCCTGCGCGGTTTCTGGTCGGAGGAGCGGCACCGGCAGGCGGAAGCGGAAATCGCCGATGAGGTGATCGAGGCGCAGCGCGAGGCGGAAAGCCACGGCACGCTGCATGCGGGCGGCAAGCCGCCGACCAAGGATATTTTCGAGGGCGTATATGCCGAGATGCCGCCGCATCTCGTCCGTCAACGCCAGAAAGCCGGGTACTGA
- a CDS encoding acyl-CoA dehydrogenase, with protein MILNDAQQQIRDMARDFARERLAPGASARDRESRFPKDELKEMGALGFLGMLVSEDYGGSETGAVAYALALEEIAAGDGACSTIMSVHNSVGCVPILKFGTEDQKQRFLPKLSSGEWIGGFALTEPQAGSDASNLKTRARRDGDRYILDGAKQFITSGKNGDVVIVFAVTDATAGKKGITAFIVPTDTPGYEVIRVEEKLGLHSSDTCQIAFTDMVVPAELRLGEEGQGYRIALANLEGGRIGIAAQAVGMAQAAFEAARDYARERKAFGQAIIEHQAVAFRLADMATRIEAARQLVLHAAALKEAGEPCLSEASMAKLFASEMAERVCSDAIQIHGGYGYMADYPVERIYRDVRICQIYEGTSDVQRMVIARNL; from the coding sequence ATGATTCTGAATGACGCCCAGCAGCAGATCAGGGACATGGCCCGCGATTTCGCCCGCGAGCGGCTTGCCCCTGGTGCCAGCGCGCGTGACCGGGAAAGCCGGTTCCCGAAAGACGAGCTGAAAGAAATGGGCGCGCTCGGCTTCCTCGGTATGCTTGTCTCCGAGGACTATGGCGGGTCGGAAACCGGTGCCGTCGCCTATGCTCTGGCGCTGGAGGAGATCGCTGCCGGTGACGGGGCCTGTTCCACCATCATGAGCGTGCATAATTCGGTGGGCTGCGTGCCGATCCTGAAATTCGGGACCGAAGACCAGAAACAGCGCTTCCTGCCGAAATTGTCTTCCGGTGAGTGGATCGGCGGCTTTGCTTTGACCGAACCGCAGGCCGGTTCCGATGCGTCCAACCTCAAGACCCGCGCCCGGCGCGATGGCGACCGCTATATTCTGGATGGCGCGAAACAGTTCATCACCTCGGGCAAAAATGGCGATGTCGTCATCGTTTTTGCCGTCACCGATGCGACGGCGGGCAAGAAAGGCATCACTGCCTTCATCGTGCCGACCGATACGCCGGGTTACGAGGTGATCAGGGTCGAGGAGAAGCTCGGCCTGCATTCGTCCGATACCTGCCAGATTGCCTTTACCGACATGGTGGTTCCTGCCGAATTGCGGTTGGGCGAAGAGGGGCAGGGTTATCGCATCGCGCTCGCCAATCTGGAAGGCGGCCGCATCGGCATCGCCGCGCAGGCAGTCGGCATGGCGCAGGCCGCCTTCGAGGCGGCGCGGGATTATGCCCGCGAGCGCAAGGCCTTCGGACAGGCAATCATCGAACATCAGGCGGTGGCGTTTCGCCTCGCGGACATGGCGACGCGCATTGAGGCGGCGCGGCAGCTGGTGCTGCATGCGGCGGCGCTGAAGGAAGCGGGTGAGCCCTGCCTTTCGGAGGCCTCGATGGCAAAACTCTTCGCGTCCGAAATGGCCGAGCGTGTCTGCTCGGACGCCATCCAGATTCACGGCGGTTACGGTTACATGGCGGATTATCCGGTGGAGCGGATCTATCGCGATGTGCGCATCTGCCAGATTTACGAGGGAACCAGCGATGTCCAGCGCATGGTCATCGCGCGAAACCTCTGA